Proteins encoded together in one Quercus lobata isolate SW786 chromosome 3, ValleyOak3.0 Primary Assembly, whole genome shotgun sequence window:
- the LOC115978935 gene encoding PLASMODESMATA CALLOSE-BINDING PROTEIN 3-like, whose protein sequence is MAVLVYLVLFLALTGYSSATYCVCKDGLSDQALQKSLDYACGAGADCTPIVQNGACYSPNTVKNHCDYAVNSYYQKKSQAQGSCDFSGSATVTQTAPTGSSTTCVYPSSSQTGTTPTTPTTTTPSTTPTGTTPSTTPTGTTPSTTTPSTTTPTTTPTTTTPTGTTPSSVFGTGISPSGTTTTGINDSSAPVPLITRCTSLFFSLGLTLWLVLLWA, encoded by the exons ATGGCTGTTCTAGTGTATCTGGTGCTTTTCTTAGCCCTTACTGGCTATTCAA GTGCTACATATTGTGTATGCAAAGATGGGCTCAGTGACCAAGCCCTTCAGAAGTCACTGGATTATGCTTGTGGAGCTGGAGCTGACTGTACTCCTATCGTTCAAAATGGTGCCTGTTACAGCCCTAACACTGTAAAGAATCATTGTGACTATGCTGTGAATAGctattaccaaaaaaagagtCAGGCTCAAGGGAGCTGTGATTTCTCAGGCTCTGCCACTGTCACACAAACTGCCCCAA CTGGATCTTCTACTACTTGTGTTTACCCATCATCCAG CCAAACAGGAACAACACCAACAACTCCCACAACCACAACTCCAAGCACTACACCTACAGGCACAACTCCAAGCACCACACCTACAGGCACAACTCCAAGCACAACCACACCATCAACTACAACTCCAACCACAACTCCAACCACAACCACACCTACAGGCACAACTCCTTCTTCAGTATTTGGCACAGGAATCAGCCCCTCAGGAACCACCACTACTGGTATCAATGATTCAAGTGCTCCTGTACCTCTCATCACTAGATGCACTAGCCTGTTCTTCTCTCTGGGCCTGACCCTCTGGTTAGTGTTGCTGTGGGCCTGA